The following proteins are encoded in a genomic region of Xanthomonas citri pv. mangiferaeindicae:
- a CDS encoding flagellar biosynthesis protein FlhB yields MAENEDGQEKTEQPSEKRLRDAREKGNVPRSRELSTVAVFGAGVCMLLATGGGLSARALDWMRAALTPDLAMLESPQMLFGHAGQLMLGFLWLLAPLLLVLLLACLVAPALMGGFNASTKGLVPDLKKLNPLAGLKRIYGPEGAAELLKSLLRVALVGTAAALFLWPGLHRLRSMLDQPLEAAAGAGLGFALWMLMATSAALLLLALLDAPYQRWNWRRKLKMTRQELREEMKESEGRPEVKGRIRQMQQQMSQRRMMEDLPGADVIVVNPTHYAVALKYEGEAMRAPKVIAKGVDEMALRIRAVGEQHRIALVAAPPLARVLYREAQIGQEIPVKLYAAVAQVLSYVYQLRSWAPGQPYPELSAVEVDEDETGRGAQP; encoded by the coding sequence ATGGCCGAGAACGAAGACGGTCAGGAAAAGACCGAACAGCCCAGCGAAAAACGACTGCGCGACGCGCGCGAGAAGGGCAACGTCCCGCGCTCGCGCGAACTGTCGACCGTGGCGGTGTTCGGCGCGGGCGTGTGCATGCTGCTGGCCACCGGCGGCGGCCTGTCGGCGCGCGCACTCGACTGGATGCGTGCGGCGCTGACCCCGGACCTGGCGATGCTCGAATCGCCGCAGATGCTGTTCGGCCATGCCGGTCAGCTGATGCTCGGCTTCCTGTGGCTGCTGGCGCCGCTGCTGCTGGTGCTGCTGCTCGCCTGTCTGGTCGCACCGGCGCTGATGGGCGGATTCAACGCCTCGACCAAGGGGCTGGTGCCCGATCTGAAAAAGCTCAACCCGCTGGCCGGCCTCAAGCGCATCTATGGCCCCGAGGGCGCGGCCGAACTGCTCAAATCGCTGTTGCGCGTGGCCCTGGTCGGCACCGCGGCCGCGCTGTTCCTGTGGCCCGGTCTGCATCGCCTGCGCAGCATGCTCGACCAACCACTCGAGGCCGCCGCCGGCGCCGGCCTCGGCTTCGCGCTGTGGATGCTGATGGCAACCTCCGCGGCGTTGCTGCTGCTGGCCTTGCTCGATGCGCCGTACCAGAGATGGAACTGGCGCCGGAAGCTCAAGATGACGCGGCAGGAACTGCGCGAGGAGATGAAGGAAAGCGAGGGCCGGCCGGAGGTCAAGGGCCGCATCCGCCAGATGCAGCAGCAGATGTCGCAGCGGCGGATGATGGAAGACTTGCCCGGTGCCGACGTGATCGTGGTCAATCCCACGCATTACGCAGTCGCGCTCAAGTACGAGGGCGAGGCGATGCGCGCGCCGAAGGTGATCGCCAAGGGCGTGGACGAAATGGCGCTGCGCATCCGCGCCGTCGGCGAGCAGCACCGCATTGCGCTGGTCGCCGCGCCGCCGCTGGCACGCGTCTTGTATCGGGAGGCGCAGATCGGTCAGGAAATCCCCGTGAAGCTCTACGCCGCCGTCGCCCAGGTGCTGTCCTACGTGTACCAGCTGCGCAGTTGGGCGCCGGGCCAGCCCTACCCCGAACTGTCGGCGGTCGAAGTCGATGAGGACGAGACCGGCCGGGGGGCGCAGCCGTGA
- a CDS encoding flagellar biosynthetic protein FliR, translating into MDAATQMAIDGQAAFGMIGALLWTALRVGALLMAMPMIGTRALPARIRVMVALAMSLALAPILPAPPPWSGFDAATVLSIARELAVGAAMGFMLRLVFEAGALAGELISQGTGLSFAQMSDPMRGVNSGIISQWFYLAFGLLFFAANGHLALVALLVRSYEALPIGTALPELEATLRVAPEFFALVLRGAVSLALPVMVAMLAVNLAFGVLSRAAPALNPIQLGLPISVLVGLLLIAVLAGELGPPIQRLFDLAFDAAARLPLGR; encoded by the coding sequence ATGGATGCCGCCACGCAGATGGCGATCGATGGCCAGGCGGCCTTCGGCATGATCGGCGCGTTGCTGTGGACCGCACTGCGGGTGGGCGCGCTGCTGATGGCGATGCCGATGATCGGCACGCGCGCGCTGCCGGCACGGATCCGGGTCATGGTCGCGCTGGCGATGAGCCTGGCGCTGGCCCCGATCCTGCCCGCGCCGCCGCCCTGGAGCGGCTTCGACGCGGCGACCGTGCTGTCGATCGCCCGCGAGCTCGCGGTCGGGGCTGCGATGGGATTCATGCTGCGCCTGGTGTTCGAGGCCGGGGCGCTGGCCGGCGAATTGATCTCGCAGGGCACCGGCCTGTCGTTCGCACAGATGAGCGACCCGATGCGCGGGGTCAACTCCGGCATCATCAGCCAGTGGTTCTATCTGGCCTTCGGCCTGCTGTTCTTCGCCGCCAACGGCCATCTCGCGCTGGTTGCGCTGCTCGTGCGCAGCTACGAGGCGCTGCCGATCGGCACGGCGTTGCCCGAGCTCGAGGCCACGTTGCGCGTCGCCCCCGAGTTCTTCGCGCTGGTGCTGCGCGGCGCGGTCTCGCTGGCGCTGCCGGTCATGGTCGCGATGCTCGCGGTCAATCTCGCGTTCGGTGTGCTGTCTCGCGCCGCGCCGGCGCTCAATCCGATCCAGCTCGGCCTGCCGATCTCGGTCCTCGTGGGCCTGTTGCTGATCGCAGTGCTGGCCGGGGAACTGGGCCCGCCGATCCAGCGGTTGTTCGACTTGGCCTTCGATGCCGCCGCGCGGCTGCCGCTGGGGCGTTGA
- a CDS encoding flagellar biogenesis protein: MRRGLEVALWVGGPLLATVLVVGVVVGVLQAATQINEPTIAFVAKAVALTAALFALGAFLIGYLVDYTTTLFHSIPHLIG; encoded by the coding sequence TTGCGCCGCGGCCTCGAAGTCGCGCTGTGGGTCGGCGGCCCGCTGCTGGCCACCGTGCTGGTGGTCGGCGTCGTGGTCGGCGTGCTGCAGGCCGCCACCCAGATCAACGAGCCGACGATCGCGTTCGTCGCCAAGGCGGTCGCGCTGACCGCCGCGCTGTTCGCGCTCGGCGCGTTCCTGATCGGCTATCTCGTCGACTACACGACGACGTTGTTCCACAGCATCCCGCATCTGATCGGCTGA
- a CDS encoding flagellar biosynthetic protein FliP, whose protein sequence is MSRHSRLLARLAGALCLLLPVLALAAPAIAPQLPALPDVTVGQIGDAPVSLPLQTLLLMTAITLIPSMLLVLTAFTRIIVVLALLRQALGTGQTPSNQVLVGLALFLTALVMTPVWESAWNAGFGPYLDGRIDFRTAWDLGTAPLRGFMLAQVRETDLMTFAGLAGHGTYAGPDEVPFQVLVASFVTSELKTAFEIGFLIFIPFIIIDLVVASVLMSMGMMMLSPMLVSAPFKILLFVLVDGWVLTVGTLAASFNLP, encoded by the coding sequence ATGTCCCGTCATTCCCGCTTGCTCGCGCGCTTGGCCGGCGCGCTGTGCCTGCTGCTGCCGGTGCTGGCACTCGCTGCCCCGGCGATCGCGCCGCAACTGCCGGCATTGCCCGATGTGACTGTCGGCCAGATCGGCGATGCGCCGGTGAGCCTGCCGCTGCAGACCCTGCTGTTGATGACGGCGATCACGCTGATCCCGTCGATGCTGCTGGTGCTGACCGCCTTCACCCGCATCATCGTGGTGCTCGCGCTGCTGCGCCAGGCGCTGGGCACCGGCCAGACGCCGTCCAACCAGGTGCTCGTCGGCCTGGCGCTGTTTCTCACCGCGCTGGTGATGACGCCGGTCTGGGAATCGGCCTGGAATGCGGGCTTTGGGCCCTATCTCGACGGCCGCATCGATTTCCGCACCGCGTGGGACCTGGGCACCGCACCGCTGCGCGGCTTCATGCTGGCGCAGGTGCGCGAAACCGACTTGATGACCTTCGCCGGCCTCGCCGGACACGGCACCTATGCCGGTCCCGACGAGGTGCCGTTCCAGGTGCTGGTCGCCTCGTTCGTGACCAGCGAACTCAAGACCGCGTTCGAGATCGGGTTCCTGATCTTCATCCCCTTCATCATCATCGACCTGGTCGTGGCCAGCGTGCTGATGTCGATGGGCATGATGATGCTCTCGCCGATGCTGGTCTCCGCCCCATTCAAGATCCTGCTGTTCGTGCTCGTGGACGGCTGGGTGCTGACGGTCGGCACGCTGGCGGCCAGTTTCAACCTGCCATGA
- a CDS encoding flagellar biosynthetic protein FliO: MPIGSHAPQAPGLGGAFVALVLVLGLILGLAWLLKRLPGSGLRQADGLRVVASIPLGGKERAAVLQVGGEQLLVGIGAGGVRTLHVLPAPLAEAPPLAMPTLKSLPDFRQLLAQRLRKDP, encoded by the coding sequence ATGCCGATCGGCAGTCATGCACCGCAGGCGCCGGGCCTGGGCGGCGCGTTCGTCGCGCTGGTGCTGGTGCTCGGGCTGATCCTCGGCCTGGCCTGGCTGCTCAAGCGCCTGCCCGGCAGCGGCCTGCGCCAGGCCGACGGCCTGCGGGTGGTCGCCAGCATTCCACTCGGCGGCAAGGAGCGCGCCGCGGTGCTGCAGGTCGGCGGCGAGCAGTTGCTGGTCGGCATCGGCGCCGGCGGCGTGCGCACGCTGCACGTGCTGCCCGCACCGCTGGCCGAGGCACCGCCGCTGGCGATGCCGACGCTCAAGTCGCTTCCCGATTTCAGGCAGCTGCTCGCCCAGCGGCTGCGCAAGGACCCCTGA
- a CDS encoding flagellar motor switch protein FliN yields MNPQDPAASAAEPARFDDLRAERADDAADLNLDVILDVPVALSLEVGRTRMPIRNLLQLNRGSVVELERGAGEPLDVYVNGTLIAHGEVVVINDRFGVRLTDVVSPSERIRRLR; encoded by the coding sequence ATGAATCCCCAGGATCCCGCCGCATCCGCAGCCGAGCCCGCACGCTTCGATGACCTGCGCGCCGAGCGCGCCGACGATGCCGCCGACCTCAATCTCGACGTCATCCTCGACGTGCCGGTTGCGCTGTCATTGGAAGTCGGCCGCACGCGCATGCCGATCCGCAACCTGCTGCAGCTCAACCGCGGTTCGGTGGTCGAGCTGGAGCGCGGCGCCGGCGAGCCGCTCGATGTCTACGTCAACGGCACGCTGATCGCGCATGGCGAGGTCGTGGTCATCAACGACCGCTTCGGCGTGCGCCTGACCGACGTCGTCAGCCCCAGCGAACGGATCCGGAGACTGCGGTGA
- a CDS encoding flagellar motor switch protein FliM, with translation MNPNDLLSQDEIDALLHGVDSGAVDTEPQADPGEARTYDFASQDRIIRGRMPTLEMVNERFVRLWRIGLFNLIRRSADLSVRGIDLIKFGDYLHQLYVPTNLNLIKFKPLRGTGLIVFEPKLVFAVVDNFFGGDGRYPTRIEGREFTPTEMRVIQLMLRQTFADMAEAWAPVLDVECEYINSEINPHFANIVTPREYVVVSRFHVELEGGGGEIHITLPYSMLEPIRELLDAGIQSDRVDRDESWNVSMREQLMSAEVTVSSILAKRTIDLRRLTRLKVGDILPIELPEEVPICVEDIPVFTGRFGTAGGCNVVKITDTRPPGTPSPRPAPVQDLPA, from the coding sequence ATGAATCCCAACGACCTGCTGTCGCAGGACGAGATCGACGCGCTGCTGCACGGCGTCGACTCGGGCGCGGTGGACACCGAGCCGCAGGCCGATCCGGGCGAGGCGCGGACCTACGACTTCGCCAGCCAGGACCGCATCATCCGCGGGCGCATGCCGACGCTGGAGATGGTCAACGAGCGCTTCGTGCGGCTGTGGCGGATCGGCCTGTTCAACCTGATCCGCCGCTCGGCCGACCTGTCGGTGCGCGGCATCGACCTGATCAAGTTCGGCGACTACCTGCACCAGCTCTATGTGCCGACCAACCTCAACCTGATCAAGTTCAAGCCGCTGCGCGGCACCGGCCTGATCGTGTTCGAGCCCAAGCTGGTGTTCGCCGTCGTCGACAACTTCTTCGGCGGCGACGGCCGCTACCCGACCCGCATCGAAGGCCGGGAATTCACCCCGACCGAGATGCGGGTGATCCAGCTGATGCTGCGCCAGACCTTCGCCGACATGGCCGAGGCCTGGGCACCGGTGCTGGATGTGGAGTGCGAGTACATCAACTCCGAGATCAACCCGCACTTCGCCAACATCGTCACGCCGCGCGAGTACGTGGTGGTGAGCCGCTTCCACGTCGAACTGGAAGGCGGCGGCGGCGAGATCCACATCACCCTGCCCTACTCGATGCTCGAGCCGATCCGCGAACTGCTCGATGCCGGCATCCAGAGCGATCGCGTCGACCGCGACGAAAGCTGGAACGTGTCGATGCGCGAGCAGCTGATGTCGGCCGAGGTCACGGTGTCGAGCATCCTGGCCAAGCGCACGATCGACCTGCGCCGTCTGACCCGGTTGAAGGTCGGCGACATCCTGCCGATCGAGCTGCCTGAAGAAGTGCCGATCTGCGTGGAAGACATCCCGGTCTTCACCGGCCGCTTCGGCACCGCCGGCGGTTGCAATGTGGTGAAGATCACCGACACACGCCCGCCCGGCACCCCATCGCCCCGCCCCGCCCCCGTCCAGGACCTGCCCGCATGA
- a CDS encoding flagellar export protein FliJ: MKQSRRIDPLLSRAQDQEDAAARVLAQRQSSLDEHEARLAELRRYADEYAHSQLAATSPAQLANRRAFLERLESAVEQQSRTVDQSRQTVELERGRLLLASRDKQVLEQLAASYRAQERQVDERRSQRELDDLGARRVRLAAAEGQDA; this comes from the coding sequence ATGAAACAGTCCCGACGCATCGATCCGTTGCTCAGCCGCGCCCAGGACCAGGAAGACGCCGCGGCGCGCGTGCTCGCCCAGCGCCAGTCCTCGCTCGACGAACACGAGGCCCGCCTGGCCGAACTACGGCGCTATGCCGACGAGTACGCGCACAGCCAGCTCGCCGCGACCAGCCCGGCCCAACTCGCCAACCGCCGCGCCTTCCTCGAGCGGCTGGAAAGCGCCGTCGAGCAGCAGAGCCGCACGGTCGATCAGAGCCGGCAGACGGTCGAGCTCGAACGTGGCCGGCTGCTGCTGGCCAGTCGCGACAAGCAGGTGCTCGAGCAACTGGCGGCCAGTTATCGCGCGCAGGAGCGCCAGGTCGACGAGCGCCGCTCGCAGCGCGAACTCGACGATCTGGGCGCGCGCCGCGTGCGCCTGGCCGCGGCCGAGGGCCAGGACGCATGA
- a CDS encoding flagellum-specific ATP synthase FliI produces MSAPLPRADPADWLAARNLRLAARLDTTGPDPAAGRGLIREGILRRAVGLTLEAVGCEAPMGATCRVEVADGGWVEAEVVGFAGERTSLMPSAELHGLLPNARVVPLQRRGGVEIGEGLLGRVIDSDGVPLDGKGPIRAEGTVGMAGVSINPLAREPITQPLDVGVRAINALLPIGRGQRVGLFAGSGVGKSTLLGMMTRFTSADVIVVGLIGERGREVRDFVETTLGEDGLRRAVVVAAPADRPPLARLHGAYRATAIAEWFRDQGLNVLLLMDSLTRFAQAQREIGLSVGEPPTTRGYPPSVFAKLPALVERAGNGAKGRGSITAFYTVLTEGDDPQDPIADAARAILDGHILLSRRIADAGLYPAIDVESSVSRVVTEIADVDWRDRIRALKRLVSAYNANRDLIAIGAYQRGGDPAVDEALARWPEIVGFLGQDIARAADLQHSRQALERLLQPEESAA; encoded by the coding sequence ATGAGCGCCCCCCTGCCCCGCGCCGATCCCGCCGACTGGCTGGCTGCACGCAACCTGCGGCTGGCCGCACGCCTGGACACCACCGGGCCCGATCCGGCGGCAGGCCGCGGGCTGATCCGCGAAGGCATCCTGCGCCGCGCAGTCGGGCTGACGCTCGAGGCGGTCGGCTGCGAGGCGCCGATGGGCGCAACCTGCCGGGTCGAGGTCGCCGATGGCGGCTGGGTCGAGGCCGAGGTCGTGGGCTTCGCCGGCGAGCGCACCTCGCTGATGCCCAGCGCCGAATTGCACGGCCTGCTGCCCAATGCCCGCGTCGTGCCGCTGCAGCGCCGCGGCGGCGTGGAGATCGGCGAAGGCTTGCTCGGCCGGGTGATCGACAGCGACGGCGTACCGCTCGACGGCAAGGGCCCGATCCGCGCCGAAGGCACGGTCGGCATGGCCGGCGTGTCGATCAACCCGCTGGCGCGCGAACCGATCACCCAGCCGCTGGACGTGGGCGTGCGCGCGATCAACGCGCTGCTGCCGATCGGCCGCGGCCAGCGCGTGGGCCTGTTCGCCGGCTCGGGCGTCGGCAAGTCGACGCTGCTGGGCATGATGACCCGCTTCACCTCGGCCGATGTGATCGTGGTCGGCCTGATCGGCGAGCGCGGCCGCGAGGTGCGCGACTTCGTCGAGACCACGCTCGGCGAGGACGGGCTGCGGCGTGCGGTCGTGGTCGCCGCCCCGGCCGACCGGCCGCCGCTGGCGCGCCTGCATGGCGCCTACCGCGCGACTGCGATTGCCGAGTGGTTCCGCGATCAGGGCCTCAACGTGCTGCTGCTGATGGACTCACTGACCCGCTTCGCCCAGGCCCAGCGCGAGATCGGGCTGTCGGTCGGCGAGCCGCCGACCACGCGCGGCTATCCCCCGTCGGTGTTCGCCAAGCTGCCGGCCCTGGTCGAGCGCGCCGGCAATGGCGCCAAGGGCCGCGGCTCGATCACCGCGTTCTACACCGTGCTGACCGAGGGCGACGATCCGCAGGACCCGATCGCCGATGCCGCCCGCGCGATTCTCGACGGGCACATCCTGCTCTCGCGCCGGATCGCCGATGCCGGCCTGTATCCGGCGATCGACGTCGAGTCGTCGGTCAGCCGCGTGGTCACCGAGATCGCCGATGTCGACTGGCGCGACCGCATCCGCGCACTCAAGCGCCTGGTCAGCGCCTACAACGCCAACCGCGACCTGATTGCCATCGGCGCCTACCAGCGCGGCGGCGACCCGGCCGTCGACGAGGCACTGGCGCGCTGGCCGGAGATCGTCGGCTTCCTGGGCCAGGACATCGCCCGCGCCGCCGACCTGCAACACAGCCGACAGGCGCTCGAACGCCTGCTGCAACCTGAGGAATCCGCCGCATGA
- a CDS encoding flagellar assembly protein FliH, translated as MSGAVRWLAPALDAGASLAPVAAEVPAELPRPPSLEEIQRIRDDAQREGHAEGLAQGRAEGLAQAQAEMRRLAAQIEGILDNFSRPLARLENEVVAALGELAVRVAGGLVGRAYEAEPALLAELVAEAVDAVGGAAREVEVRLHPDDIASLTPLLALPDETRLVADPALARGDLRVHAPSVRIDGSLEARLRGALDTVLRRAGTRG; from the coding sequence ATGAGCGGCGCGGTGCGCTGGCTGGCACCGGCGCTCGACGCGGGCGCCAGCCTGGCCCCGGTGGCGGCCGAGGTCCCGGCCGAACTGCCGCGCCCGCCCTCGCTCGAGGAGATCCAGCGCATCCGCGACGACGCCCAGCGCGAAGGCCATGCCGAAGGCCTGGCCCAGGGTCGCGCCGAAGGCCTGGCGCAGGCGCAGGCGGAAATGCGCCGGCTGGCCGCGCAGATCGAGGGCATCCTCGACAACTTCTCGCGGCCGCTGGCACGGCTGGAAAACGAAGTCGTCGCCGCGCTCGGCGAACTGGCCGTGCGCGTGGCCGGCGGCCTGGTCGGCCGGGCCTACGAGGCCGAACCGGCGCTGCTGGCCGAACTGGTCGCCGAAGCCGTCGACGCGGTCGGCGGCGCGGCGCGCGAGGTCGAGGTGCGCCTGCATCCCGACGACATCGCCTCGCTGACGCCGCTGCTGGCATTGCCGGACGAAACCCGCCTGGTCGCCGATCCGGCGCTGGCGCGCGGCGACCTGCGCGTGCATGCGCCGAGCGTGCGCATCGACGGCAGTCTCGAGGCGCGGCTGCGCGGCGCACTGGACACCGTGCTGCGCCGTGCCGGGACGCGCGGATGA
- a CDS encoding flagellar motor switch protein FliG, whose translation MTGVQRAAVLLLSLGEADAAEVLKHMGAKEVQKLGLAMATMGPVSREQVTGVMDDFHGALERQTSLGVGADDYIRAVLVQALGADKAGSLIDRILLGRNTTGLDTLKWMDPRAIADLVRHEHPQIIAIVMSHLDPDQAADALKLMPERTRADVLLRIATLDGIPPNALNELNEIMERQFAGNQNLKSSAVGGVKVAANILNFMESGQDQGLLGAIRKIDPQLCQRIQDLMFVFDDLIELDDRELQIVLREVSGDRLGIALRGADPRVREKITRNMSQRAAEILIEDMEARGPVRLSDVESAQKEILTIVRRLADEGALTLGGGGNAEALV comes from the coding sequence ATGACCGGCGTGCAGCGCGCCGCGGTGCTGCTGCTCTCGCTCGGCGAGGCCGACGCGGCCGAGGTGCTCAAGCACATGGGCGCCAAGGAAGTGCAGAAACTCGGCCTGGCGATGGCGACCATGGGGCCTGTCAGCCGCGAACAGGTGACCGGTGTGATGGACGACTTCCACGGCGCACTGGAGCGGCAGACCTCGCTCGGCGTGGGGGCCGACGACTACATCCGCGCGGTGCTGGTGCAGGCGCTGGGCGCCGACAAGGCCGGCAGTCTGATCGACCGCATCCTGCTGGGACGCAACACCACCGGCCTGGACACGCTCAAGTGGATGGACCCGCGGGCGATCGCCGACCTCGTGCGCCACGAGCATCCGCAGATCATCGCGATCGTGATGTCGCATCTCGATCCCGATCAGGCCGCCGATGCACTCAAGCTGATGCCCGAGCGCACCCGCGCCGACGTGCTGCTGCGCATCGCCACGCTCGACGGCATCCCGCCCAATGCGCTCAACGAACTCAACGAGATCATGGAGCGGCAGTTCGCCGGCAACCAGAACCTCAAGTCGTCGGCGGTCGGCGGAGTCAAGGTCGCGGCCAACATCCTCAACTTCATGGAATCGGGTCAGGACCAGGGCCTACTGGGCGCGATCCGCAAGATCGACCCGCAGCTGTGCCAGCGCATCCAGGACCTGATGTTCGTGTTCGACGACCTGATCGAGCTCGACGACCGCGAGCTGCAGATCGTGCTGCGCGAGGTGTCGGGCGACCGCCTGGGCATCGCGCTGCGCGGCGCCGATCCGCGCGTACGCGAGAAGATCACCCGCAACATGTCGCAACGCGCGGCCGAGATCCTGATCGAGGACATGGAGGCGCGCGGGCCGGTCCGGCTGTCGGACGTGGAGTCGGCGCAGAAGGAGATCCTGACCATCGTGCGTCGGCTCGCCGATGAGGGCGCGCTGACGCTGGGCGGCGGCGGTAACGCCGAGGCGCTGGTATGA
- a CDS encoding flagellar M-ring protein FliF: MAIPLPKDVFNADKAGGKAVEVLDRLEKMQLARRLGKMLLLAAAIAGGLIVFFWSQTPGYVPLYAGLDPKATAEATDLLRTAQIPFRIDQATGAISVPEQNVHDARLKLAGSGLTESGRLGFELMERDPGFGVSQFVETARYQHALETELVRTIAALRPVRDARVHLAIPKPSAFTRQREAASASVVLELRGGASLERGQVDAIVHLVASSIPDLAPERVTIVDQNGRLLSDSRQDPDAAMSAQQFEQARRQETSFNQRIRELLEPMTGAGRVNAEVTVDMDFSVSEEARELYNAEPPKLRSEQTSENSAPAGPQGIPGATSNLPDTAANPAPVDAAVAAAAGNAGESSRSATRNYELDRTLSHTRQPGGRIRRVTAAVLVDHVPRAGADGTTTLQPLTAAELQRIEALVRQAVGFDEARGDVVSVMNAPFVRETLDDVGALPWWQQPMLRDIARIALGALVVLALLFGVVRPAVRQITGPSAKPRRAADPETAEVVMLDDEALPALADDTAQISALSAHAHAQATIALPSDAYEDRLRQAREAVKTDSKRVAQVVKGWLGDEATT, from the coding sequence ATGGCGATCCCGCTTCCCAAGGATGTCTTCAACGCCGACAAGGCCGGCGGCAAGGCGGTCGAGGTGCTCGACCGGCTGGAGAAGATGCAGCTCGCCCGTCGCCTGGGCAAGATGCTGTTGCTGGCCGCGGCCATCGCCGGCGGCCTGATCGTGTTCTTCTGGTCGCAGACCCCCGGCTACGTGCCGCTCTATGCCGGTCTCGACCCCAAGGCCACGGCCGAGGCCACCGACCTGCTGCGCACCGCGCAGATCCCGTTCCGCATCGACCAGGCGACCGGCGCGATCTCGGTGCCCGAGCAGAATGTGCACGACGCCCGCCTGAAGCTCGCCGGCTCCGGACTGACCGAGTCGGGCCGTCTGGGCTTCGAACTGATGGAGCGCGACCCGGGCTTTGGCGTCAGCCAGTTCGTCGAGACCGCGCGCTATCAGCACGCGCTGGAGACCGAACTGGTGCGCACGATCGCCGCGCTGCGCCCGGTGCGCGATGCCCGCGTGCACCTCGCCATTCCCAAGCCCAGCGCCTTCACCCGCCAGCGCGAGGCCGCCAGCGCCTCGGTGGTGCTCGAGCTGCGCGGCGGCGCCAGTCTCGAGCGCGGTCAGGTCGACGCGATCGTACACCTGGTCGCCTCCAGCATCCCCGACCTTGCGCCCGAGCGGGTCACCATCGTCGACCAGAACGGCCGTCTGCTCAGCGACAGCCGTCAGGATCCGGACGCGGCGATGAGCGCGCAGCAGTTCGAGCAGGCGCGCCGCCAGGAGACGTCGTTCAACCAGCGCATCCGCGAACTGCTCGAGCCGATGACCGGCGCCGGCCGGGTCAATGCCGAGGTCACCGTGGACATGGACTTCTCGGTCAGCGAAGAGGCGCGCGAGCTTTACAACGCCGAGCCGCCGAAGCTGCGCAGCGAACAGACCAGCGAGAACAGCGCGCCCGCCGGTCCCCAGGGCATTCCCGGCGCGACCAGCAACCTGCCCGACACCGCCGCCAATCCGGCGCCGGTCGATGCGGCAGTGGCTGCGGCCGCGGGCAACGCGGGCGAATCGTCGCGGAGCGCGACGCGCAACTACGAGCTCGACCGCACCCTCAGCCACACCCGCCAGCCGGGCGGCCGGATCCGCCGGGTCACCGCCGCGGTGCTGGTCGACCACGTGCCGCGTGCCGGCGCCGACGGCACCACCACGTTGCAGCCCTTGACCGCGGCCGAGCTGCAGCGCATCGAAGCGCTGGTGCGCCAGGCGGTGGGGTTCGACGAGGCCCGCGGCGACGTGGTGTCGGTGATGAACGCGCCGTTCGTGCGCGAAACGCTCGACGACGTCGGCGCGCTGCCGTGGTGGCAACAGCCCATGCTGCGCGACATCGCGCGGATCGCACTCGGTGCGCTGGTCGTGCTGGCGCTGCTGTTCGGCGTGGTGCGCCCGGCGGTGCGTCAGATTACCGGGCCGTCGGCGAAGCCCCGGCGCGCTGCCGACCCGGAGACTGCCGAGGTGGTGATGCTCGACGACGAGGCGCTGCCGGCGCTTGCCGACGACACCGCGCAGATCAGCGCGCTGTCGGCGCATGCGCATGCGCAGGCGACGATCGCGCTGCCGTCCGATGCTTATGAGGACCGCCTGCGGCAGGCCCGCGAAGCAGTGAAAACAGATTCCAAGCGCGTGGCGCAGGTCGTGAAGGGATGGCTGGGCGATGAAGCGACCACCTGA
- a CDS encoding flagellar hook-basal body complex protein FliE, producing the protein MSHSVNSILSQIRSYQGQMPAMAQARETIAADAARSDAIPVQGLGGAQAPAGVAGAASPSFGATLRNAIEGVNAAQQRSGALVRAFELGEPGADLAKVMVASQQSQVAFRATVEVRNRLVQAYQDVMNMPL; encoded by the coding sequence ATGAGCCATTCGGTCAACTCGATCCTCTCGCAGATCCGCAGCTACCAGGGCCAGATGCCGGCCATGGCGCAGGCGCGCGAGACGATCGCCGCCGATGCCGCGCGCTCGGATGCGATCCCGGTCCAGGGCCTGGGCGGCGCGCAGGCGCCGGCCGGTGTCGCAGGCGCGGCAAGCCCGAGTTTCGGCGCGACGCTGCGCAACGCGATCGAGGGCGTGAACGCGGCCCAGCAACGCAGCGGCGCGCTGGTACGTGCGTTCGAGCTCGGCGAGCCGGGCGCGGATCTGGCCAAGGTGATGGTGGCCTCGCAGCAATCGCAGGTGGCGTTCCGCGCCACCGTGGAAGTGCGCAACCGACTGGTACAGGCGTACCAGGACGTCATGAACATGCCGCTGTGA